A single genomic interval of Pseudorca crassidens isolate mPseCra1 chromosome 19, mPseCra1.hap1, whole genome shotgun sequence harbors:
- the RASD1 gene encoding dexamethasone-induced Ras-related protein 1, with translation MKLAAMIKKMCQSDSELSIPAKNCYRMVVLGSSKVGKTAIVSRFLTGRFEDAYTPTIEDFHRKFYCIRGEIYQLDILDTSGNHPFPAMRRLSILTGDVFILVFSLDNRDSFEEVQRLKRQILDTKSCLKNKTKENVDVPLVICGNKGDRDFYREVEQREIEQLVGADPQRCAYFEISAKRNSRLDQMFHALFAMANLPREMSPDLHRRVSAQHCEALHKKALRGKRLRRAGGDQDDAFGILAPWARRPSVHSDLMYIREKASGGGQTKDKERCVIS, from the exons ATGAAATTGGCCGCGATGATCAAGAAGATGTGCCAGAGCGACTCGGAACTGAGTATCCCGGCCAAGAACTGCTACCGCATGGTGGTCCTTGGCTCGTCCAAGGTGGGCAAGACGGCCATCGTGTCGCGCTTCCTCACTGGCCGCTTCGAGGACGCCTACACGCCCACCATCGAGGACTTCCACCGCAAGTTTTACTGCATCCGCGGCGAGATCTACCAGCTCGACATCCTCGACACGTCCGGCAACCACCCCTTCCCCGCCATGCGGCGCCTCTCCATCCTCACTG GAGACGTGTTCATCCTGGTGTTCAGCCTGGACAACCGCGACTCCTTCGAGGAGGTGCAGAGGCTCAAGCGGCAGATCCTCGACACCAAATCTTGCCTCAAGAACAAAACCAAGGAGAACGTGGACGTGCCCCTGGTCATCTGTGGCAACAAAGGGGACCGGGACTTCTACCGCGAGGTGGAGCAGCGCGAGATCGAGCAGCTGGTGGGCGCCGACCCCCAGCGCTGCGCCTACTTCGAGATCTCGGCCAAGAGGAACAGCCGCCTGGACCAGATGTTCCACGCGCTCTTCGCCATGGCCAACCTGCCGCGCGAGATGAGCCCGGACCTGCACCGCCGGGTATCGGCGCAGCACTGCGAGGCGCTGCACAAGAAGGCGCTGCGGGGCAAGAGGCTGCGGCGAGCGGGCGGCGACCAGGACGACGCCTTCGGCATCTTGGCGCCCTGGGCGCGCAGGCCAAGCGTGCACAGCGATCTCATGTACATCCGCGAGAAGGCCAGCGGCGGCGGCCAGACCAAGGACAAGGAACGCTGCGTTATCAGCTAG
- the MED9 gene encoding mediator of RNA polymerase II transcription subunit 9 isoform X3: protein MASVGVSVGRQAEDALQPPTEPPLPETKPLPPPQPPPPVSAPQPQPPPRPPSPAGVKAEENCSFLPLVHNIIKCMDKDSPDVQQDLNALRTKFQEMRKVVGAMPGIHLSPERQQQQLHRLREQVRTKNELLQKYKSLCMFEIPKE, encoded by the exons ATGGCTTCTGTGGGGGTGTCTGTCGGCCGGCAGGCCGAGGATGCGCTGCAGCCACCCACAGAGCCGCCGCTGCCCGAGACGAAGCCGCTGCCGCctccgcagccgccgccgccggtCTCCGCGCCGCAGCCGCAACCGCCGCCGAGGCCTCCGTCACCGGCCGGCGTGAAGGCGGAGGAGAACTGCTCCTTCCTCCCACTGGTTCACAACATCATCAAATG CATGGATAAGGACAGCCCTGATGTCCAGCAGGACCTGAACGCCCTCAGGACCAAGTTCCAGGAGATGCGCAAGGTGGTCGGCGCCATGCCTGGCATCCACCTGAGCCCcgagcggcagcagcagcagctgcaccGCCTCCGCGAGCAGGTCCGGACCAAGAACGAGCTCCTGCAGAAGTACAAGAGCCTGTGCATGTTCGAGATCCCCAAGGAGTAG
- the MED9 gene encoding mediator of RNA polymerase II transcription subunit 9 isoform X1, translated as MASVGVSVGRQAEDALQPPTEPPLPETKPLPPPQPPPPVSAPQPQPPPRPPSPAGVKAEENCSFLPLVHNIIKCMDKDSPDVQQDLNALRTKFQEMRKVVGAMPGIHLSPERQQQQLHRLREQSSVWAGFKAPTKYCGTRSSETPGGRALPEGCGGHGLLMGLSCAPEL; from the exons ATGGCTTCTGTGGGGGTGTCTGTCGGCCGGCAGGCCGAGGATGCGCTGCAGCCACCCACAGAGCCGCCGCTGCCCGAGACGAAGCCGCTGCCGCctccgcagccgccgccgccggtCTCCGCGCCGCAGCCGCAACCGCCGCCGAGGCCTCCGTCACCGGCCGGCGTGAAGGCGGAGGAGAACTGCTCCTTCCTCCCACTGGTTCACAACATCATCAAATG CATGGATAAGGACAGCCCTGATGTCCAGCAGGACCTGAACGCCCTCAGGACCAAGTTCCAGGAGATGCGCAAGGTGGTCGGCGCCATGCCTGGCATCCACCTGAGCCCcgagcggcagcagcagcagctgcaccGCCTCCGCGAGCAG AGTAGTGTGTGGGCCGGTTTTAAGGCTCCGACCAAATACTGTGGGACACGAAGCTCAGAAACACCAGGCGGCCGGGCTCTCCCGGAAGGCTGCGGCGGACACGGGCTCCTCATGGGCCTCTCCTGTGCTCCAGAGTTGTGA
- the MED9 gene encoding mediator of RNA polymerase II transcription subunit 9 isoform X2 — MASVGVSVGRQAEDALQPPTEPPLPETKPLPPPQPPPPVSAPQPQPPPRPPSPAGVKAEENCSFLPLVHNIIKWSPRACWTWQRRVGGPHAGSAFTFIWGARLELAQGSSRPVSRTPSPQGLFPHMCRFQSAQQPTSRGLALGPDGQEVTPRLTCSSSALPCLLLC, encoded by the exons ATGGCTTCTGTGGGGGTGTCTGTCGGCCGGCAGGCCGAGGATGCGCTGCAGCCACCCACAGAGCCGCCGCTGCCCGAGACGAAGCCGCTGCCGCctccgcagccgccgccgccggtCTCCGCGCCGCAGCCGCAACCGCCGCCGAGGCCTCCGTCACCGGCCGGCGTGAAGGCGGAGGAGAACTGCTCCTTCCTCCCACTGGTTCACAACATCATCAAATG GTCCCCCCGGGCGTGTTGGACGTGGCAGAGGAGGGTTGGGGGGCCTCACGCTGGGTCGGCCTTCACCTTCATTTGGGGCGCGAGGCTGGAGCTGGCCCAGGGGTCATCGAGGCCGGTCAGCAGGACCCCAAGCCCGCAGGGCCTCTTCCCACACATGTGCCGGTTCCAGTCCGCCCAGCAACCCACCAGCCGCGGCCTGGCCTTGGGTCCTGATGGCCAGGAGGTGACCCCACGACTCACCTGCAGCAGCTCTGCCCTTCCTTGTCTTCTTCTTTGCTGA